CCTTCATGGCGTACTGCGAGTCCATCCGGACCTCGAGCGGCACGGCCGGGTCGGTCGACGCCAACAGGCGTTCCAGCGCGGTGAGTTCGGCGACGTTGTTGGTGGCCTTGCCGAGCGGCCCCGCCTCCCAGCGGGCCGGGGCCTCCGTGTCGTCCGCGACCACCCACGCCCAGCCCGCCGGTCCCGGGTTTCCCTTCGAAGCCCCGTCGCACGCGGCCACCACTCGTTCACGCATGCGCACGATCATGCCACGGCCGGGCCGGACGCCCGGCCCGGCGTCAGGACTCCGTCGGCTAGGACACGTCCTTGGTCTGCGGCATGTCGCCCTCGGTGGTGGTGACGTCGATCACCGAGAAGTTCGCGCCCTGCGGGTCGCTGATCGCGGCGAACCGGCCGAACGGGGTGTCCATCGGGCCGAAGCGCAGGACGCCGCCGAGCTTGGTGGCCTTGGCCACGGCGTCGTCGCAGTTGTCGACGGTGAAGTAGACGTTGACGTACGACGGCACCTCGGGCGGGAACTCCTCCGTCATCTTCATGCGGCCCAGGACCATGTCGCCGCCGACCTCGAACAGCCGGAAGTCGACCTTGTCGTCCTGCATCTGCTTCGCCGTGTACGGGAACACGGCCGGCAGGAACGTGTCCGTCTTCGCCGGTTCACGGGTGAAGACCTCGGCCCAGCAGTACGCGCCGGGCTGCTCGGGCGACGCCTC
The Streptomyces sp. NBC_01485 genome window above contains:
- a CDS encoding VOC family protein, translating into MAVRPEGAPCWADAMFSDLEGAKSFYGDVLGWTFGEASSEYGNYTQAFVDGKAVAAVVPPMPGQEGQSQWCLYFASPDAAATAAKIRENGGEVLMEPMQVGEFGTMCLAREPSGAVFGVWQAGVHEGFEASPEQPGAYCWAEVFTREPAKTDTFLPAVFPYTAKQMQDDKVDFRLFEVGGDMVLGRMKMTEEFPPEVPSYVNVYFTVDNCDDAVAKATKLGGVLRFGPMDTPFGRFAAISDPQGANFSVIDVTTTEGDMPQTKDVS